A genomic segment from Rubrobacter tropicus encodes:
- a CDS encoding nuclear transport factor 2 family protein encodes MSAPDLEAVLAWHEALNAGDAERLAALSHPDVELGGPRGPAMGRQVLKDWVGRANIRLEPLRSFRGGRTVVVEEEATWRDADTGEKTGGATVATVFRVRDGLVAAVVRHDDLEDALRAAGLEESDRVGQG; translated from the coding sequence GTGAGCGCCCCGGACCTCGAAGCCGTCCTGGCCTGGCACGAGGCCCTGAACGCCGGCGACGCGGAACGCCTCGCGGCCCTCTCGCACCCCGACGTCGAGCTCGGGGGACCGCGGGGCCCGGCGATGGGCCGGCAAGTGCTGAAGGACTGGGTGGGGCGGGCGAACATCCGCCTCGAGCCCCTTCGCTCGTTCCGTGGCGGGAGGACCGTGGTCGTGGAGGAAGAAGCGACGTGGCGGGACGCCGACACGGGAGAGAAGACCGGGGGGGCGACCGTCGCGACGGTCTTTAGGGTGCGAGACGGCCTCGTTGCGGCCGTGGTCCGGCACGACGATTTGGAAGACGCCCTGCGGGCCGCGGGGCTGGAAGAGTCCGACAGAGTCGGGCAGGGATGA
- a CDS encoding MFS transporter, whose amino-acid sequence MIRSSDGASPCAASSGPWVLAATILASGMGFMDGTITNVALPRIQQELNASAVDALWIVESYALMLAALILVGGSLGDHYGRRRIFLFGVGLFTVASLWCGLAPNPGQLIAARAVQGVGGALMIPGSLAIISASFSEADRGRAIGTWSGFSGVTAALGPIVGGFLIDNVSWRAAFLINVPLAALIFYLSLRHVPESRDPDARRLDLPGAALGTVGLGGLVFGLIEGTSRGFASPLVFLPLLIGVGSLVLFVFVEGRSREPMMPLSLFRSRNFSGANLLTLLLYMGLGGALYFFPFVLIQVHGYSATAAGSAFLPFIVLTFLMSRWSGGLVTSVGPKLPLTVGPVITAVGFFLFALPGTGGSYWTTFFPAVVVMGFGMSLVIAPLTTTALNAVSGRHSGLASGVNNAVSRTASLLAVALMGVFVFAAFSSALDSRLAQVDLSPSQQAAMEREKPDLGAAEPPPGVGGQQAAEIEGAVDEAFLSGFRLAMYVAAGLALLSALAAALIIEGKGSPARTQEAGQSDAEAAPA is encoded by the coding sequence GTGATCAGGTCAAGCGACGGGGCTTCGCCGTGCGCGGCGTCCTCGGGGCCGTGGGTGTTGGCCGCGACCATCCTGGCCTCCGGGATGGGGTTCATGGACGGCACGATCACGAACGTCGCCCTGCCCCGGATACAGCAGGAGCTGAACGCGAGCGCCGTGGACGCGCTCTGGATCGTCGAGTCCTACGCCCTGATGCTCGCGGCCCTGATCCTGGTAGGCGGTTCTTTGGGCGACCACTACGGGCGGCGCAGGATCTTCCTGTTCGGCGTCGGCCTCTTTACGGTCGCCTCGCTGTGGTGCGGCCTGGCGCCGAACCCCGGGCAGCTCATAGCGGCGCGGGCCGTCCAGGGCGTCGGCGGGGCGCTCATGATCCCGGGCTCTCTGGCCATCATAAGCGCCTCGTTCTCCGAGGCCGACCGCGGCAGGGCCATCGGCACGTGGTCCGGCTTCTCGGGCGTTACGGCGGCCCTGGGTCCGATAGTCGGCGGCTTCCTCATAGACAACGTCTCCTGGCGGGCGGCGTTCCTGATAAACGTGCCGCTGGCGGCCCTGATCTTCTACCTCTCCTTGCGCCACGTCCCCGAGAGCCGCGACCCCGACGCCCGCCGGCTCGACCTGCCTGGCGCGGCGCTCGGCACCGTCGGCCTCGGCGGGCTGGTCTTCGGCCTGATCGAAGGCACCAGCCGCGGCTTCGCGAGCCCGCTGGTCTTTTTGCCCCTGCTGATAGGCGTCGGGTCGCTCGTCCTCTTCGTCTTCGTCGAGGGCCGCAGCCGCGAGCCCATGATGCCGCTCTCGCTGTTCCGCTCCCGCAACTTCTCGGGGGCGAACCTGCTGACGTTGCTCCTTTACATGGGCCTGGGCGGGGCTCTGTACTTCTTCCCGTTCGTCCTGATCCAGGTGCACGGCTACTCGGCGACGGCGGCGGGCAGCGCCTTTTTGCCCTTCATAGTGCTCACGTTCCTGATGTCGCGCTGGTCTGGCGGGCTGGTGACGTCCGTCGGCCCGAAGCTGCCCCTGACCGTCGGCCCCGTCATAACCGCCGTCGGCTTCTTCCTCTTCGCCCTGCCGGGCACGGGCGGGTCGTACTGGACCACGTTCTTCCCGGCGGTGGTCGTCATGGGGTTCGGGATGTCGCTGGTAATAGCCCCGCTGACCACGACGGCGCTCAATGCCGTCTCGGGCCGCCACTCTGGCCTGGCCTCCGGCGTGAACAACGCGGTCTCCAGGACCGCGAGCCTGCTCGCGGTCGCCCTGATGGGCGTCTTCGTCTTCGCCGCCTTCTCGTCCGCCCTGGACTCCCGCCTGGCGCAGGTGGACCTCTCCCCCTCCCAGCAGGCGGCGATGGAGCGGGAGAAGCCGGACCTCGGGGCCGCCGAGCCGCCGCCCGGCGTGGGAGGACAGCAGGCCGCAGAGATCGAGGGCGCCGTGGACGAGGCGTTCCTCTCCGGCTTCCGCCTCGCCATGTATGTGGCGGCCGGCCTCGCCCTCCTGAGCGCCCTCGCGGCGGCCCTCATCATCGAGGGCAAGGGCAGCCCGGCCCGGACGCAGGAGGCCGGGCAGTCCGACGCTGAGGCCGCCCCAGCGTGA
- a CDS encoding DUF924 family protein → MRTSPLEVLAFWFGTQGDPGYGEFRSEWFRKDETFDREVTDRFEDLYEQAAAGKLDHWREEAEGCLALVIALDQFPRNMFRGDARTHATDAKALDAAKDAIGRALDRELPALQRMFLYMPFMHSESVEDQRRSVELFEGLAGEPGGPDVVEYAVGHRDIVERFGRFPHRNALLGRETTPEEAEFLTRPGSSY, encoded by the coding sequence GTGCGGACTAGCCCGTTAGAAGTCCTCGCTTTCTGGTTTGGCACGCAGGGAGACCCGGGATACGGCGAGTTCAGGAGCGAGTGGTTCCGGAAGGACGAAACCTTCGACCGCGAGGTAACGGACCGCTTCGAAGACCTGTACGAGCAGGCCGCCGCCGGTAAGTTGGACCACTGGCGCGAGGAGGCGGAGGGCTGCCTGGCGCTCGTCATCGCGCTCGACCAGTTCCCACGCAACATGTTCCGCGGCGACGCGAGGACCCACGCGACGGACGCGAAGGCCCTCGACGCGGCGAAGGACGCCATCGGGCGCGCGCTGGACCGGGAGCTGCCGGCTCTTCAAAGAATGTTCCTCTACATGCCCTTCATGCACTCAGAAAGCGTCGAGGACCAGAGACGGTCGGTGGAGCTCTTCGAGGGGCTGGCGGGCGAGCCGGGTGGGCCGGACGTGGTCGAGTACGCGGTCGGGCACAGGGACATCGTGGAGAGGTTCGGGCGTTTTCCGCACAGGAACGCCTTACTGGGTCGGGAGACGACGCCGGAGGAGGCGGAGTTTCTGACGCGGCCGGGGTCTTCGTACTGA
- a CDS encoding DNA integrity scanning protein DisA nucleotide-binding domain protein, whose protein sequence is MARSRIYEEICSERRDVNTRVLEQVVSLAVEIAREGREGRKIGTLFVVGDSGEVMRRSKPMILDPLQGHPDEDKYIDDPNTRETIKELAQLDGAFVVSNAGVVLSAARYIDAASDSLNVPLGLGSRHMAGASISQQTDAVAVVVSESSMVRMFDDGELVTEIVPELWMIEGYRSRVEGQTLTRRDDEVAVISRAD, encoded by the coding sequence ATGGCGAGATCGAGGATATACGAGGAGATCTGCTCGGAGAGGCGGGACGTCAACACGCGGGTGCTGGAGCAGGTGGTCTCGCTCGCGGTCGAGATCGCGCGCGAGGGGCGTGAGGGGCGCAAGATCGGGACTCTCTTCGTCGTGGGCGACTCGGGCGAGGTGATGCGGCGCTCGAAGCCCATGATCCTGGACCCCCTGCAGGGCCACCCGGACGAGGACAAGTACATAGACGACCCGAACACGCGCGAGACGATAAAGGAGCTGGCCCAGCTCGACGGCGCCTTCGTCGTCTCGAACGCCGGCGTCGTCCTCTCGGCGGCCCGCTACATAGACGCGGCCTCCGACAGCCTGAACGTCCCCCTCGGGCTCGGCAGCCGCCACATGGCGGGCGCCTCCATCTCCCAGCAGACCGACGCCGTCGCGGTCGTCGTCTCCGAAAGCTCGATGGTCAGGATGTTCGACGACGGGGAGCTCGTCACGGAGATAGTCCCGGAGCTGTGGATGATCGAGGGCTACAGGAGCCGCGTCGAAGGCCAGACCCTCACCCGCCGGGACGACGAGGTGGCGGTGATCTCGCGTGCGGACTAG
- a CDS encoding sensor histidine kinase encodes MVAGGRAIVRAPNETRADQEEQRLTHAQLGVLSGYGRELQLEEGDYLFDEKGVVDSFYVVVEGEVGISRLDGAEETRLVTHGPGEFTGGLAVLTGKRSIHRARANAPTRVIEIDAGTFRRLAVERPELGDAFISGLAQRMRVTQRAFRQQEKLAALGKLSAGLAHELNNPAAAASRASEELGDAILAAQLSALEHDARFSAEGREGLAGLLREITSRPATTRDPLSSSDAEDALASWLEDRGVEDSWDLAPPLSAAGVEERDLEGLSASSGGELTGAVRWLAGTLELSGLTRELSVSVGRVSRLVGAMKEYTYMDRATHSEVDVARGLENTITVLGHKLRGVSVAREYEEGLPKVPGRGGELNQVWTNLLDNAADAVAGGGGIRVRAFRDGGAVVVEVEDDGPGIPPEIEGRVFEPFFTTKEVGSGAGLGLDVVRRIVVGHGGEIHLETGPGRTRFAVRLPLEIQTQNGG; translated from the coding sequence GTGGTCGCTGGAGGCCGGGCGATAGTGCGCGCCCCGAACGAGACGCGGGCCGACCAGGAGGAGCAGCGCCTGACCCACGCGCAGCTCGGGGTGCTCTCCGGCTACGGGAGGGAGCTGCAGCTGGAGGAGGGCGATTACCTTTTCGACGAGAAGGGTGTCGTCGACAGCTTCTACGTCGTGGTCGAGGGGGAGGTCGGGATCTCACGCCTCGACGGCGCGGAGGAGACCAGGCTCGTCACCCACGGACCGGGCGAGTTCACGGGCGGCCTCGCGGTCCTGACCGGCAAGAGGTCCATACACCGGGCGCGCGCCAACGCCCCGACCCGGGTCATCGAGATAGACGCCGGGACCTTCCGGCGATTGGCCGTCGAGAGGCCCGAGTTGGGCGACGCCTTCATCTCCGGCCTGGCGCAGCGCATGAGGGTCACGCAGCGGGCCTTCCGCCAGCAGGAGAAGCTCGCCGCGCTAGGCAAGCTCTCCGCGGGCCTCGCCCACGAGCTCAACAACCCGGCCGCCGCGGCCAGCCGGGCCTCCGAGGAGCTCGGCGACGCGATCCTCGCCGCCCAGCTCAGCGCCCTCGAACACGACGCGCGTTTCTCCGCCGAAGGCCGCGAGGGCCTCGCCGGCTTGCTGCGGGAGATCACGTCCCGCCCCGCCACCACGCGGGACCCGCTCTCTTCGAGCGACGCCGAGGACGCCCTCGCCTCCTGGCTAGAAGACCGCGGCGTCGAGGACTCCTGGGACCTGGCCCCGCCGCTGTCAGCGGCCGGCGTGGAGGAACGGGATCTAGAAGGCCTGTCCGCTTCTTCCGGGGGGGAGCTTACGGGGGCCGTCCGGTGGCTCGCGGGAACTCTGGAGCTCTCGGGGCTCACGCGGGAGCTCTCGGTGAGCGTCGGCCGCGTCTCGCGGCTCGTCGGCGCGATGAAAGAGTACACCTACATGGACCGGGCGACGCACTCGGAGGTGGACGTGGCGCGGGGCCTGGAGAACACCATCACCGTACTCGGCCACAAGCTAAGGGGCGTCTCCGTCGCGCGGGAGTACGAGGAGGGGCTGCCGAAGGTGCCAGGCCGCGGCGGGGAGTTGAACCAGGTCTGGACCAACCTGCTCGACAACGCCGCGGACGCCGTGGCGGGCGGGGGCGGCATCAGGGTGCGGGCTTTCAGGGACGGGGGCGCGGTCGTCGTGGAGGTGGAGGACGACGGGCCCGGGATACCGCCCGAGATAGAGGGCCGCGTCTTCGAGCCCTTCTTCACCACCAAAGAGGTCGGTTCGGGGGCCGGGCTCGGGCTCGACGTGGTTCGGCGGATCGTCGTCGGGCACGGGGGTGAGATCCACCTGGAGACCGGGCCGGGGCGGACGCGCTTCGCCGTGCGGTTGCCGCTGGAGATTCAAACGCAGAACGGAGGATGA
- a CDS encoding ATP-binding protein gives MTTLEELRRVPLFDGLSDEELGRVLEQGVEKIVRAGEVNGREGEPVEHLYVILEGDLRITKKTADGGETVLNVYTPGSFFAEVPLLAGSPFMASGRALTDCRMFLIPNALFRRLLTKNGPFSQTILHTMAERVQLLQSVAGQREKLDSLGTLAAGLAHELNNPASATRRSAEGLRENFARLRSLGWRLAHAAARGGLNPSALEALEAAVVRLSGPRTSTPLDALEVSEKEDELALWLEDSGLPDAWELAPTFVDAGLGTGDLDSVAESVPPAVRADALRYLGAVIGVSGLLDEVEGSAGRVSEIVRTMEGYSYMDRAPLQDVDVNQSLLDTLSVLGYKLGGIEVRRNLDPNLPPVVAYGGELNQVWTALLDNAIDAVEGGKGRVGIRTTCEGDRVLVEISDDGPGIPEPIRGRIFEPFFTTKDVGAGTGLGLDVGYRIVVGRHGGDIHVVSEPGATRFEVRLPVKGPAGGGEALDVEWSLEAGR, from the coding sequence GTGACGACGCTGGAGGAGCTGCGCCGGGTGCCGCTCTTCGACGGGCTCTCGGACGAGGAGCTCGGGCGTGTTTTGGAGCAGGGCGTGGAGAAAATCGTTCGGGCCGGCGAGGTGAACGGCCGCGAGGGCGAGCCCGTCGAGCACCTGTACGTGATCCTGGAGGGGGACCTCAGGATCACGAAAAAGACCGCCGACGGCGGGGAGACGGTCCTCAACGTCTACACGCCGGGGAGCTTCTTCGCCGAGGTGCCCTTGCTGGCGGGCTCGCCCTTCATGGCCTCGGGAAGGGCGCTAACGGACTGCCGGATGTTCCTGATCCCGAACGCCCTCTTCCGTCGGCTGCTAACGAAGAACGGCCCTTTCAGCCAGACGATCCTACATACCATGGCCGAGCGCGTCCAGCTCCTCCAGTCCGTCGCCGGCCAGCGCGAGAAGCTCGACTCCCTCGGCACCCTGGCGGCGGGCCTCGCCCACGAACTGAACAACCCCGCCTCCGCGACCCGCCGCTCCGCGGAGGGACTGCGCGAGAACTTCGCCAGGCTGCGCTCCCTGGGCTGGCGCCTGGCCCACGCCGCGGCCCGCGGCGGGTTGAACCCCTCCGCGCTGGAGGCGCTCGAAGCCGCGGTCGTCAGGCTTTCCGGCCCAAGGACCTCGACTCCCCTGGACGCCCTGGAGGTGAGCGAGAAGGAGGACGAGCTGGCCCTCTGGCTGGAGGATTCGGGGCTCCCCGACGCCTGGGAGCTCGCGCCGACCTTCGTCGACGCGGGGCTCGGCACCGGGGACCTCGACTCCGTCGCCGAAAGCGTGCCGCCCGCGGTACGCGCCGACGCGCTGCGGTATCTGGGGGCGGTTATCGGGGTTTCGGGCCTGCTCGACGAGGTCGAGGGGAGCGCGGGGCGGGTCTCCGAGATCGTGCGCACGATGGAGGGCTACTCGTACATGGACCGGGCGCCCCTGCAGGACGTGGACGTGAACCAAAGCCTCCTGGACACCCTCTCCGTGCTCGGCTACAAGCTCGGCGGCATCGAAGTCCGGCGAAACCTGGACCCCAACCTACCGCCGGTAGTGGCCTACGGCGGCGAGCTAAACCAGGTCTGGACCGCCCTCCTCGACAACGCCATCGACGCCGTCGAGGGTGGCAAAGGGCGCGTCGGGATCAGGACGACGTGCGAGGGGGACCGGGTGCTGGTTGAGATCTCCGACGACGGGCCGGGCATCCCGGAACCAATCAGGGGCCGAATCTTCGAGCCCTTCTTCACCACCAAGGACGTGGGCGCCGGCACGGGTCTCGGCCTCGACGTCGGCTACAGGATCGTGGTGGGTCGCCACGGCGGGGACATACACGTCGTCTCCGAGCCGGGCGCCACGCGCTTCGAGGTCCGGCTGCCGGTGAAAGGCCCGGCGGGCGGCGGCGAGGCGCTGGACGTCGAGTGGTCGCTGGAGGCCGGGCGATAG
- a CDS encoding sensor histidine kinase, with translation METRALDCLRTVGLFQNLPEERLEWIAERAQEVRLAAGDVIARQGDPPDGFYVILEGETEWTRKVGREEAFVVALGPGAIFAELIMVLDAPYPTTGRAVTDARLLKLDKTEFWEMLRICPEVLRGILATSVERAELHESVSQRHGKLISLGTMAAGLAHELNNPAAAISRAAAEARQTFRFSSEKAAKLGALPLDAEQRSLVADLPTRVSELPAPTLDSLDRSDLEDEVALWLEDRGVEGAWDVSPTLVGAGLDVARLDGLSGRLPQEALGDVLGWLASVVSGDGLLREIEESSSRISELVRAIKTYTHMDKAASKEVDVHAGLDSTLVMLGHKLKKGDVKVVREYEAGLPPVCGHAGELNQVWTNLLDNAIGAVGGHGRILVRTARENGRVLVEVGDDGPGIPEEIRSRMFEPFFTTKDVGKGTGLGLDISRRVVVDDHRGDIRVESRPGDTRFQVRLPIAPDTRGAS, from the coding sequence GTGGAGACGCGCGCTTTGGACTGCCTGCGCACCGTAGGGCTCTTTCAAAATCTCCCGGAAGAGCGGCTCGAATGGATCGCGGAGCGCGCGCAAGAGGTCCGGCTCGCGGCGGGCGACGTCATCGCCCGTCAGGGCGACCCGCCCGACGGGTTCTACGTGATCCTGGAGGGCGAGACGGAGTGGACCCGCAAGGTAGGGCGGGAGGAAGCGTTCGTCGTGGCGCTAGGTCCGGGCGCGATCTTCGCGGAGCTCATAATGGTGCTCGACGCCCCCTACCCGACCACGGGCCGCGCCGTCACGGATGCCAGGCTCCTCAAGCTGGACAAGACGGAGTTCTGGGAGATGCTCAGGATCTGCCCCGAGGTCCTGCGCGGCATCCTCGCGACCTCGGTCGAGCGGGCCGAGCTGCACGAGTCCGTAAGCCAGCGGCACGGGAAGCTGATCTCGCTCGGCACCATGGCCGCGGGCCTCGCCCATGAACTGAACAACCCCGCCGCCGCCATCAGCCGTGCCGCCGCCGAAGCCAGGCAAACCTTCCGCTTTTCATCGGAGAAGGCCGCGAAGCTCGGCGCCCTGCCGCTCGACGCCGAACAACGGTCGCTCGTGGCCGACCTGCCGACTCGGGTATCGGAACTTCCCGCGCCGACCCTCGACTCCCTGGACCGGAGCGACCTCGAAGACGAGGTGGCGCTGTGGCTGGAGGACCGGGGGGTAGAGGGTGCCTGGGACGTCTCCCCCACCCTCGTCGGCGCGGGGCTGGACGTGGCGCGGCTGGACGGGTTGTCCGGACGGTTGCCCCAGGAGGCCTTGGGGGACGTGCTGGGATGGCTCGCTTCCGTGGTGTCCGGAGACGGATTGCTCCGCGAGATCGAGGAGAGCTCGTCCCGGATCTCCGAGCTGGTGCGGGCCATCAAGACCTACACCCACATGGACAAGGCCGCCTCAAAGGAGGTCGACGTCCACGCGGGCCTCGACAGCACCCTCGTCATGCTCGGCCACAAGCTCAAGAAGGGCGACGTAAAGGTCGTCCGCGAGTACGAGGCCGGGCTTCCCCCGGTGTGCGGGCACGCGGGGGAGCTGAACCAGGTCTGGACGAACCTCCTCGACAACGCCATCGGCGCGGTCGGGGGACACGGCAGGATCCTGGTACGGACGGCCAGGGAGAACGGCCGGGTGCTGGTGGAGGTCGGCGACGACGGGCCGGGCATACCGGAAGAGATACGGAGCAGGATGTTCGAGCCTTTCTTCACCACCAAGGACGTCGGCAAGGGAACGGGTCTCGGGCTGGACATCAGCCGCAGGGTGGTCGTCGATGACCACAGGGGAGACATTCGGGTCGAGTCGCGGCCGGGCGACACGCGTTTTCAGGTCAGGCTGCCCATCGCGCCCGACACCCGGGGGGCGTCGTGA
- a CDS encoding FAD-dependent oxidoreductase has product MAKPVILAVDDDPQVLRAVERDLRRRYAKDYRVLRADSGESALDTLGKLKLRGDPVALFLVDQRMPRMTGVEFLEEAIGRFPDAKRALLTAYSDTEAAIRAINEVGLDYYLQKPWDPPDQNLYPSLDELLEDWRADYRPPFEGIRVVGDRWSPSSHRTRDFLARNRVPYRWLDVEASEEARQVVANADHGSPRLPLVVYEDGSYEEAPENREIAEKIGLQTRAEQQFYDLVIVGGGPSGLAAAVYGASEGLNTVLVEREAPGGQAGTSSRIENYLGFPRGLSGADLARRAVDQARRFEVEILTPQEVSDVRVEDPYRIVTLTDGTEISCYALIITTGVSYRRLDVPGEENLTGRGVYYGAAQTEAFSCKDEDVYIVGGANSAGQAAMFFSGQASKVSLLCRSGDLRKSMSEYLVKQIEETGNIEVITNSSVSAVEGDGHLEKVTISDSVSGKTETVPANSLFIFIGAVPKTGWLDGTVERDGRGFILSGPDLMTGGKRPKGWRPDRDPFLLETSVPGIFVAGDVRHGSIKRCASAVGEGSIAVQFVHQYLMEI; this is encoded by the coding sequence ATGGCGAAGCCGGTGATACTGGCGGTGGACGACGACCCTCAGGTCCTGCGGGCCGTAGAGCGGGACCTCAGGCGGCGGTACGCGAAGGACTACCGCGTTTTGAGGGCCGACTCGGGCGAGTCGGCGCTCGACACTTTGGGAAAGCTGAAGCTGCGGGGGGATCCCGTGGCGCTGTTTCTGGTCGACCAGAGGATGCCGCGGATGACAGGTGTGGAGTTTCTGGAGGAGGCGATCGGGCGGTTCCCGGACGCCAAGCGGGCGCTGCTTACGGCCTACTCGGACACCGAGGCGGCCATCCGGGCCATAAACGAGGTCGGGCTCGACTACTACCTGCAGAAGCCGTGGGACCCGCCGGATCAGAACTTGTATCCCAGTCTGGACGAGTTACTCGAGGACTGGCGGGCGGACTACAGGCCGCCGTTCGAGGGGATCCGGGTCGTCGGAGACCGCTGGTCACCGTCGTCGCACCGGACCAGAGATTTCCTGGCCCGAAACCGCGTTCCTTACAGGTGGCTGGACGTCGAGGCGTCCGAGGAGGCGCGGCAGGTCGTGGCCAACGCGGACCACGGATCGCCCAGGTTGCCGCTCGTGGTTTACGAGGACGGGTCCTACGAGGAGGCGCCCGAGAACCGGGAGATAGCGGAGAAGATCGGGCTCCAGACCCGCGCCGAGCAGCAGTTCTACGACCTCGTGATCGTGGGCGGCGGCCCGTCGGGGCTGGCGGCGGCGGTGTACGGGGCTTCCGAGGGGCTCAACACGGTGCTCGTGGAGCGGGAGGCGCCCGGGGGGCAGGCGGGGACGAGCAGCCGCATCGAGAACTACCTCGGGTTCCCGCGGGGGTTGTCCGGGGCGGATCTCGCGCGGCGGGCCGTGGACCAGGCCCGCAGGTTCGAGGTCGAGATCCTCACGCCCCAGGAGGTAAGCGACGTGCGGGTGGAGGACCCATACAGGATAGTCACGCTGACAGACGGGACGGAGATCTCCTGCTACGCCCTCATCATCACGACCGGCGTCTCCTACCGCCGCCTCGACGTCCCGGGCGAGGAGAACCTGACCGGCCGTGGCGTCTACTACGGCGCGGCCCAGACCGAGGCGTTCTCCTGCAAGGACGAGGACGTTTACATAGTCGGCGGGGCCAACTCCGCAGGCCAGGCCGCGATGTTCTTCTCCGGGCAGGCGAGCAAGGTGTCGCTTCTCTGCCGCTCGGGCGACCTGCGCAAGAGCATGTCCGAGTACCTGGTAAAGCAGATAGAGGAGACCGGGAACATAGAGGTCATAACCAACAGCAGCGTCTCGGCCGTCGAGGGCGACGGGCACCTGGAGAAGGTCACTATCAGCGACTCCGTCTCGGGGAAGACCGAGACCGTGCCCGCGAACTCGCTGTTCATCTTTATAGGGGCGGTCCCGAAGACGGGGTGGCTCGACGGCACCGTCGAGCGGGACGGGCGGGGCTTCATCCTGTCCGGTCCGGACCTCATGACAGGCGGCAAGCGGCCGAAAGGCTGGCGGCCCGACAGGGACCCGTTCTTGCTCGAGACGAGCGTGCCGGGCATCTTCGTTGCGGGGGACGTGCGGCACGGCTCGATCAAACGCTGCGCCTCCGCGGTCGGGGAAGGCTCCATCGCCGTCCAGTTCGTCCACCAGTACTTGATGGAGATCTAG
- a CDS encoding alpha/beta hydrolase codes for MSAEIAGFVHNYLPGERDGSGVTLLLLHGTGGNEDDLIPLGQQLLPDAAILSPRGKVSEHGAPRFFRRLAEGVFDHEDLVFRTHELADFVSQAADQYGFDSAKLVAVGYSNGANIAASLMLLHPNLLRAAVLFRAMVPFEPEEMPDLSGVPVFLAAGRRDTMIPPDNTERLAGILRQAGANLDLRWKNTGHPLTYEELEEARGWLTRTVQ; via the coding sequence ATGAGCGCCGAGATCGCGGGCTTTGTTCACAACTATTTGCCGGGCGAGCGGGACGGGTCCGGCGTTACGCTTCTCCTTCTACACGGCACGGGCGGGAACGAGGACGACCTGATCCCGCTCGGCCAACAACTCCTCCCCGACGCCGCGATCTTGAGCCCCCGGGGCAAGGTCTCCGAACACGGCGCCCCCCGCTTCTTCCGCCGCCTCGCCGAGGGCGTCTTCGACCACGAAGACCTGGTCTTCAGGACGCACGAGTTGGCGGACTTCGTAAGCCAAGCCGCAGACCAGTACGGCTTCGACAGCGCGAAGCTCGTCGCCGTCGGCTACTCCAACGGCGCCAACATAGCCGCGAGCCTCATGCTGCTACATCCGAACCTGCTCCGCGCCGCCGTCCTCTTCCGGGCGATGGTCCCCTTCGAGCCGGAGGAGATGCCGGACCTCTCCGGCGTACCGGTCTTCCTGGCCGCCGGCAGGCGGGACACCATGATCCCGCCGGACAACACCGAGCGCCTCGCCGGGATCCTGCGCCAAGCGGGCGCCAACCTCGACCTGCGCTGGAAGAACACAGGCCACCCCCTCACCTACGAAGAGCTCGAAGAAGCACGAGGCTGGCTCACGCGAACCGTCCAATGA